A section of the Spirosoma pollinicola genome encodes:
- a CDS encoding 3-hydroxyacyl-CoA dehydrogenase/enoyl-CoA hydratase family protein — MEATLEKPKTQAKNRTIRRVAVLGSGIMGSRIAAHFANIGADVLLLDIVPKEPNALEQAKGLTTDSPAVRNRIVNDAFQSMLKASPASLYSPKFAERVKLGNFDDNLKEIATYDWVIEVVVERLDIKRSVYERVEQFRKPGTLITSNTSGIPMHLLAEGRSEDFRRNFCGTHFFNPPRYLRLLEVIPGPDTDPAVIDFLMNYGDLYLGKTTVLCKDTPGFIANRLGIQSLIQTIRVAEELGLTVEEVDKLTGPVVGRPKSGTFRLSDVVGLDTTVNVAGNLVKMEHDESRASFELPASVQKLMENKWLGDKTGQGYYKKTKDSTGQTQILALDLKTFEYKPSQKVKFATLESTKAIDNLKKRFPVLVAGKDKAGEFYRKTLADGFQYATHRIPEISDELYRIDAAITAGFGWQLGLFETWDAIGVKNGLDMIEAQGQKPAQWVYDMLDAGFDNFYRVENGKRKYYDIPTKSYKVIPGAEAFTILENLSNNVVWKNADASIYDIGDGILNVEFRSKMNTFGQGVSEALNKGISLAEKDFRGLVVGNDSVEAFSAGANLATLFMFAVEQEFDEVNLMIAQFQKLITRLRYSSIPVVVAPHTLTLGGGCEAVLHADRVVAHAESYIGLVEVGVGLIPAGGGTKEMAARASDLYQSGDPELNILQNVFMNIATAKVSTSAQEAREMNYLRSTDQIVLNRSRLLAEAKQAAVELAENGYTQPKPRADIKVQGKTGIALFKAGLAAMRMGRYISDHDMKIADKLAYVICGGDLSAPQVVSEQYLLDLEREAFLSLTGEKKTLERIQSLLTGGKPLRN, encoded by the coding sequence ATGGAAGCTACCTTAGAAAAACCTAAAACCCAGGCTAAAAATCGTACCATTCGGCGTGTTGCCGTATTAGGCTCGGGCATTATGGGCTCGCGTATTGCCGCCCATTTCGCCAATATCGGCGCCGATGTTCTTCTGCTTGACATCGTTCCGAAGGAGCCAAATGCCCTCGAACAAGCCAAAGGATTGACAACCGACAGCCCGGCAGTACGAAATCGTATTGTCAATGATGCATTTCAGAGCATGCTGAAAGCCAGTCCGGCATCATTGTACAGCCCAAAATTTGCAGAACGGGTCAAACTGGGGAATTTCGACGATAACCTGAAAGAGATTGCTACCTACGACTGGGTAATTGAAGTTGTTGTGGAGCGACTGGATATTAAGCGGTCGGTTTACGAGCGGGTTGAACAATTCCGCAAGCCCGGCACACTCATTACGTCTAATACATCGGGTATTCCCATGCATTTGCTGGCCGAAGGCCGGAGCGAAGACTTTCGGCGTAACTTCTGCGGCACGCACTTTTTCAATCCACCGCGTTACCTGCGTTTGCTCGAAGTCATTCCCGGCCCCGATACCGATCCGGCGGTTATTGATTTCCTGATGAACTACGGAGATTTGTACCTCGGCAAAACGACCGTTTTATGTAAAGATACCCCCGGTTTTATTGCCAACCGGCTCGGTATCCAATCGCTGATCCAGACCATTCGGGTGGCCGAAGAACTGGGCCTGACCGTTGAAGAAGTCGATAAACTTACCGGCCCCGTAGTTGGGCGACCCAAGTCGGGCACGTTCCGGTTATCGGATGTAGTGGGGTTGGATACGACCGTTAACGTAGCGGGTAATCTGGTCAAAATGGAGCACGACGAGTCTCGGGCAAGTTTTGAACTACCCGCTTCGGTGCAGAAACTAATGGAGAATAAATGGCTCGGCGACAAAACCGGTCAGGGCTATTACAAGAAAACGAAGGACTCGACAGGTCAGACGCAGATTCTGGCGCTTGACCTGAAAACGTTCGAGTATAAGCCATCGCAAAAAGTAAAATTTGCTACACTAGAAAGTACCAAGGCGATTGACAACCTCAAAAAACGCTTCCCGGTACTGGTAGCTGGTAAAGACAAAGCGGGTGAGTTTTATCGTAAAACCCTTGCTGATGGTTTCCAGTATGCCACGCATCGTATCCCCGAAATCTCTGATGAACTCTACCGCATCGACGCGGCCATTACGGCTGGCTTTGGCTGGCAGTTAGGCCTGTTCGAAACCTGGGACGCTATTGGCGTAAAGAATGGCCTGGACATGATCGAAGCCCAGGGGCAAAAACCCGCCCAATGGGTGTACGATATGCTCGATGCGGGATTCGATAATTTCTACAGGGTTGAAAACGGCAAGCGGAAATACTACGACATCCCAACCAAAAGCTATAAGGTTATTCCGGGTGCCGAAGCCTTCACGATTCTGGAAAACTTGAGTAACAATGTCGTCTGGAAAAATGCTGATGCATCTATCTACGACATTGGCGATGGTATTCTGAACGTCGAGTTTCGAAGCAAAATGAACACATTTGGGCAGGGTGTTTCGGAAGCACTCAACAAAGGTATTTCGCTGGCAGAGAAAGACTTCCGGGGACTCGTAGTTGGCAACGACTCGGTCGAGGCCTTCTCGGCGGGGGCTAACCTGGCTACGCTGTTCATGTTTGCCGTTGAGCAGGAGTTTGATGAAGTGAACCTGATGATTGCGCAGTTCCAGAAACTCATTACCCGCCTGCGCTACTCGTCCATTCCGGTTGTCGTAGCTCCGCATACCCTCACGCTGGGGGGCGGCTGCGAAGCCGTGCTGCACGCCGACCGTGTTGTGGCTCATGCCGAAAGCTATATTGGCCTGGTAGAAGTAGGCGTTGGCCTGATTCCGGCGGGTGGTGGTACGAAGGAAATGGCGGCTCGTGCCTCCGATCTTTACCAATCCGGCGACCCAGAGTTGAATATTCTTCAAAACGTGTTCATGAACATCGCTACAGCCAAGGTTTCGACTTCGGCGCAGGAGGCACGCGAAATGAACTACCTACGCTCAACCGATCAGATTGTGCTTAACCGCAGCCGTTTACTGGCCGAAGCGAAACAAGCCGCTGTTGAACTGGCCGAAAATGGCTACACGCAGCCCAAGCCCCGCGCTGACATAAAAGTACAGGGTAAAACAGGTATTGCATTGTTCAAAGCGGGTTTAGCTGCCATGCGAATGGGGCGTTATATTTCGGACCACGATATGAAAATTGCTGATAAGCTGGCTTATGTCATTTGTGGGGGCGACCTGAGTGCTCCGCAGGTAGTATCGGAGCAATATTTACTTGATCTTGAGCGGGAAGCATTCCTGTCACTCACAGGTGAGAAGAAAACCCTGGAACGGATTCAAAGCTTGTTAACAGGTGGTAAACCCCTGCGGAATTAG
- a CDS encoding nucleotidyltransferase, producing MNAILNNPAENRLKAFTRLMGVASKLYHANPKNPPKNMNIADDDVLLLLQSLNRYHVQFLLVGGMAGVVHGHIRTTQDMDLWIKSDEETKVNLILALEENDVVGASYLKDVPLIFGRAAFSWTSVAIGKYGFTLDMGYNLKAFRDVDFDACYKRAIDVLFDGVSFKVIQLNDLITEKLATGRPKDLNDVDELIKIKKDREAD from the coding sequence ATGAATGCTATCCTGAACAACCCTGCTGAGAACCGACTGAAGGCGTTTACGCGGCTGATGGGCGTAGCATCGAAACTTTATCATGCGAATCCGAAGAACCCACCTAAAAACATGAACATCGCCGACGATGATGTTTTACTCCTGCTTCAAAGCTTAAATCGCTACCATGTTCAGTTTCTGTTGGTAGGTGGTATGGCGGGAGTTGTTCATGGCCATATTCGGACAACGCAGGATATGGATTTATGGATTAAATCAGATGAGGAAACGAAAGTGAATTTGATTCTTGCTCTGGAGGAAAACGATGTTGTTGGCGCTTCTTATCTGAAAGATGTTCCACTGATTTTTGGTCGGGCTGCGTTCAGTTGGACATCTGTGGCTATTGGGAAGTATGGGTTTACGCTTGATATGGGGTATAATCTCAAAGCGTTTCGGGATGTTGATTTCGATGCCTGTTACAAAAGAGCCATCGATGTACTTTTTGACGGCGTATCATTTAAAGTTATTCAATTGAATGACTTGATCACAGAAAAGCTGGCAACCGGTCGTCCTAAAGATTTGAATGACGTTGACGAGTTAATTAAAATAAAAAAAGATAGAGAAGCGGATTGA
- a CDS encoding RNA polymerase sigma factor: MNAPLSDEDMIRRYLSSQPAHCFEALYNRYVNKVYRRCLSMTKDPLKAEDFTHDIFLKVFHKLDAFQERSSFSTWLYSIAYNYCSDQIRLARRMHVTGIDENFKHDIPEVKEDYLHEETLHLVNRAMESLSVSEQALLRLKYEDGMSIAAIGEACDLKESTVKMRLKRSRDKIYRLYEKMYTA; this comes from the coding sequence ATGAATGCTCCATTAAGTGACGAAGATATGATTCGACGATACCTGTCGAGTCAGCCTGCCCACTGTTTTGAGGCTCTTTACAATCGTTACGTTAACAAAGTCTACCGACGATGCTTATCGATGACAAAAGATCCCCTCAAAGCTGAAGATTTTACCCACGACATTTTTTTGAAGGTTTTTCACAAACTGGATGCCTTTCAGGAGCGGTCAAGTTTCTCCACCTGGCTTTATTCTATAGCCTATAACTATTGCTCAGACCAGATTCGATTGGCAAGAAGGATGCACGTCACGGGGATTGACGAAAATTTCAAACACGACATTCCCGAAGTAAAAGAAGATTATCTGCACGAAGAAACGCTTCATCTGGTTAATAGGGCTATGGAGTCCCTCTCTGTAAGCGAACAGGCATTATTGAGGCTTAAGTATGAAGATGGTATGAGCATTGCTGCCATCGGCGAGGCCTGCGATTTGAAAGAAAGCACCGTAAAGATGCGCTTGAAACGAAGTAGAGATAAAATTTATCGGCTATATGAAAAAATGTATACTGCGTAA
- a CDS encoding MarR family winged helix-turn-helix transcriptional regulator, translating to MKKEKTVDFHIKWGWHAISRMYNAYASRFGITMAIGYVLLNIDLDEGTPATKIGPLLGMEPRSLVRMLKSLEERGLIRREVDGNDKRFVRIYLTEEGKIKREMARDGVIQFNNMIREKIPLDKLVVFFDVMKEINKMVEEENIKIKAGEPEELPLD from the coding sequence ATGAAAAAAGAGAAGACCGTTGATTTTCATATAAAATGGGGTTGGCACGCCATTTCGCGTATGTACAATGCCTATGCTTCCCGCTTCGGCATTACAATGGCAATTGGCTACGTATTACTGAATATCGACCTCGATGAAGGGACCCCAGCCACCAAAATTGGTCCGCTGTTGGGCATGGAGCCACGGTCGCTGGTTCGAATGTTGAAGAGTCTGGAAGAGCGCGGCCTGATTCGACGCGAAGTAGACGGAAACGATAAACGCTTCGTTCGAATCTACCTCACCGAGGAAGGGAAAATAAAACGGGAAATGGCGCGCGATGGCGTTATCCAATTCAATAACATGATTCGGGAGAAGATTCCGCTCGATAAGCTGGTTGTCTTTTTCGACGTTATGAAAGAGATCAACAAGATGGTTGAAGAAGAAAACATCAAGATTAAAGCGGGCGAGCCGGAGGAGTTGCCTTTGGACTAA
- the rsmH gene encoding 16S rRNA (cytosine(1402)-N(4))-methyltransferase RsmH, with product MTNYHEPVLLQACIDGLNLQPGGTYVDITFGGGGHSREILNQLEDGKLFGFDQDVDARANAQAIADPRLTFVASNFRNIKRYLRLYKAEQVDGILADLGISSHQIDTPERGFSTRYDADLDMRMNQQADKTARDVINDYTEADLHRILGMYGEITNARTAASALVSARSNRSINTVNDLKAALQRLAPRGKENKYFAQVFQALRIEVNEELQALEEFLEQVPDILKPGGRLVVMSYHSLEDRLVKNFINKGKFQGDVEKDLFGNDIKPLQSVTRKPIEASPEETARNPRARSAKLRIAEKI from the coding sequence ATGACTAATTACCACGAACCTGTTTTATTACAAGCCTGTATCGATGGCCTGAACCTGCAACCCGGCGGCACTTACGTTGACATTACCTTTGGCGGGGGCGGGCATAGCCGCGAAATCCTCAACCAACTGGAGGATGGCAAGCTTTTTGGCTTTGATCAGGATGTCGACGCGCGCGCCAATGCGCAGGCTATTGCTGATCCCAGGCTTACGTTTGTGGCGTCGAATTTTCGGAATATCAAACGCTACCTACGACTCTACAAAGCCGAGCAGGTCGACGGTATTCTGGCCGATTTAGGCATTTCGTCGCACCAGATCGACACCCCCGAACGGGGCTTCTCAACCCGCTATGACGCCGATCTGGATATGCGGATGAATCAGCAAGCCGATAAGACAGCCCGCGATGTCATCAACGACTATACGGAAGCGGATTTGCACCGAATCCTGGGCATGTATGGCGAAATTACGAATGCCCGAACGGCAGCCAGCGCCCTCGTATCGGCCCGCTCCAACCGCTCCATTAATACGGTCAACGACCTTAAAGCGGCACTGCAACGCCTGGCACCTCGCGGTAAAGAGAATAAATATTTCGCTCAGGTTTTTCAGGCACTTCGAATCGAGGTAAACGAAGAATTGCAGGCACTGGAAGAGTTTTTGGAGCAGGTGCCGGATATCTTAAAACCCGGCGGCAGGCTGGTGGTTATGTCCTATCATTCGCTCGAAGACCGGCTGGTGAAGAACTTCATCAATAAAGGAAAATTTCAGGGCGATGTAGAGAAAGATTTATTCGGCAATGACATTAAGCCGTTGCAGTCGGTTACGCGCAAACCTATCGAAGCGTCACCCGAGGAAACAGCCCGTAACCCCCGCGCCCGAAGCGCGAAACTTAGAATTGCGGAGAAGATTTAG
- a CDS encoding FKBP-type peptidyl-prolyl cis-trans isomerase, producing MRTVHFVILFALIVGGLSSCKKEDVASNAAATLVANQNDIQTYVAGRDFQTYLVSQGMSATTTSSGLYLASTQPNSATVVDNYGSEVEFNYVLYVLNGPSNGVTSTTATSTTATSTTAVTAKKVDSLYATTSVFFPLFSGSMKAGLEEGLRRMHEGERTILIMPSILGYGSVASTDGTIPANSPVRFDVKLIRARTEEQQINEYLAANKLTPTTVSATGLRFIKTLSTTSGDTIKATSSVTINYVAKQLRAKTAVGFDSTKAGVDPYNLAGFKEGLLKLKVGEKATFIFPSSIGFGTTGLVDKTNKLYKVAPNTPLRFDVEVIKINL from the coding sequence ATGCGTACAGTTCATTTTGTCATTTTGTTTGCCCTGATCGTTGGCGGGTTAAGTTCCTGTAAAAAAGAAGACGTTGCCAGTAATGCTGCGGCTACTTTGGTGGCCAATCAGAACGATATTCAGACGTATGTAGCCGGTAGAGATTTTCAAACATACCTTGTGAGCCAGGGGATGTCGGCAACAACAACCAGTTCGGGGCTTTATCTGGCCTCAACGCAACCGAACTCAGCCACGGTAGTCGATAATTATGGGTCAGAGGTTGAATTTAATTATGTACTCTACGTGCTGAACGGCCCCAGTAATGGCGTTACCAGTACAACGGCGACCAGCACCACCGCAACGAGTACAACAGCCGTAACGGCTAAAAAAGTAGATTCGCTCTATGCCACAACGTCTGTATTTTTCCCGCTTTTTTCGGGGTCTATGAAAGCTGGTCTGGAAGAGGGGCTGCGACGAATGCACGAAGGCGAAAGAACTATATTGATTATGCCCTCGATTCTGGGGTATGGTAGTGTTGCCTCCACCGATGGTACTATTCCGGCCAATTCACCGGTTCGATTCGATGTAAAACTGATTAGAGCCCGTACCGAAGAACAACAGATCAATGAGTACTTAGCCGCCAATAAGCTAACCCCTACAACTGTTAGCGCAACTGGCTTGCGGTTTATTAAAACCCTGAGTACTACTAGCGGAGACACGATAAAGGCGACTTCGAGTGTGACCATTAATTATGTGGCTAAACAGTTGCGAGCCAAAACCGCAGTGGGTTTCGATAGTACCAAGGCCGGTGTCGATCCCTATAATCTGGCTGGATTTAAGGAAGGACTTTTGAAGCTGAAGGTTGGTGAAAAAGCAACATTCATTTTTCCTTCGTCAATTGGCTTTGGCACAACTGGCCTTGTTGACAAAACGAACAAGCTGTATAAAGTTGCCCCCAATACACCTCTACGGTTTGATGTTGAGGTAATTAAGATAAATCTGTAG
- a CDS encoding peroxiredoxin family protein — translation MKNLLSIAAVALLSLPVACSGQSAPATVKPGTYRAVLKTKGGDLPFGLDIQPTAGDAKGYAVFAINGNERLPMDAATVQGDSLYIPMALFESELVAKIDGNLLRGVWRRRRTAQQVQSLPFEAQHGVTYRFAPGKAASANLSGKWATDFGSKTGKVDTVNAVGVFNQKGNQLSGTFLTPTGDYRYLDGNVIGDSLFMSCFDGSHIYLFKARHNPVTKTLTGGHWAGVSGYEDWVAHFDPNAELPDPAKLTYLKPGAKTLNFSFPEPNGKQVSMTDPRFKNKVTIVQIMGSWCPNCMDETNFMSPWYKRNKQRGIEVVGLSFERSPEMAESGPKIDRMKQRFKIDYPIVLAGTNDKAQASKALPDLNAVVAFPTTIFIDKKGQVRHIHTGFSGPGTGKYYDQYVEEFNRLIDKLVAE, via the coding sequence ATGAAAAATCTCCTCTCTATCGCAGCCGTTGCACTTCTCTCATTGCCAGTTGCCTGCTCAGGGCAATCTGCTCCGGCAACTGTCAAACCGGGTACCTACCGGGCTGTTCTGAAAACCAAAGGTGGTGACCTCCCGTTCGGACTGGACATTCAACCAACAGCAGGCGATGCTAAAGGATACGCCGTTTTTGCTATTAACGGCAATGAACGCCTACCGATGGATGCCGCTACCGTTCAGGGTGACTCTTTGTATATTCCAATGGCCTTGTTTGAGTCGGAATTAGTGGCAAAGATAGACGGTAATCTGCTCCGGGGCGTATGGCGTCGGCGCAGAACAGCACAACAAGTGCAAAGTTTGCCATTTGAAGCCCAACATGGTGTAACGTATCGCTTCGCACCGGGAAAGGCTGCGTCGGCCAATTTAAGTGGAAAATGGGCAACGGACTTCGGCAGTAAAACCGGGAAAGTGGATACGGTTAATGCCGTTGGCGTGTTCAATCAGAAGGGGAATCAGTTAAGCGGTACGTTCCTGACACCCACCGGAGACTATCGTTATCTCGACGGGAACGTTATAGGCGACAGTTTATTTATGTCCTGCTTTGATGGTTCGCATATTTATCTTTTTAAAGCCAGACACAACCCGGTTACTAAAACACTAACGGGTGGTCATTGGGCAGGAGTTTCGGGTTATGAGGATTGGGTGGCTCATTTTGACCCAAATGCAGAGCTCCCTGACCCTGCCAAACTCACCTACCTAAAGCCTGGCGCCAAGACACTCAACTTCTCATTTCCGGAACCGAATGGCAAACAGGTGTCAATGACCGATCCGCGATTCAAAAATAAAGTAACGATTGTACAGATTATGGGTTCGTGGTGCCCTAACTGCATGGATGAAACCAATTTCATGAGTCCCTGGTATAAGCGAAATAAACAACGAGGTATAGAGGTCGTTGGGCTCTCTTTTGAGCGGTCGCCGGAAATGGCCGAGTCCGGTCCGAAGATTGACCGAATGAAACAGCGCTTCAAAATTGATTACCCTATTGTACTGGCGGGTACTAACGATAAAGCGCAGGCGTCTAAAGCGTTGCCCGATCTAAATGCGGTCGTCGCGTTTCCAACAACCATCTTCATTGATAAAAAAGGGCAGGTACGGCATATCCATACCGGTTTCTCGGGCCCCGGTACCGGCAAGTATTATGATCAATATGTAGAAGAGTTCAATCGGTTGATTGATAAGCTAGTTGCGGAGTAA
- a CDS encoding FKBP-type peptidyl-prolyl cis-trans isomerase → MQSNKADIQTYATSKALSGTMTTTGTYVALTKLSGSTVRPANGEEVEFNYSIYALTHSTSNASVIVDSFVDSTYATKANYAYLVSTNPGLTEGLLQMHEGDQAVVLLPSIYAFGSTGSSDGKVPADVPVRLNVTLKKTRSEDVQINEYMTANKLTPTEVTLTGLRFIKTLDNSTGATPTANQTLTVKYKGKLLRAVSAFDSTGTGTYSTTLGRSIPGFDEGLAKLKVGEKATIIMPSKLGYGTAGNGSIPPYAPMRFDIELVSAQ, encoded by the coding sequence TTGCAATCAAATAAAGCCGACATACAAACCTATGCAACCAGCAAAGCCCTGTCGGGAACAATGACAACCACAGGGACTTATGTTGCCCTTACAAAATTGAGCGGATCGACAGTAAGACCTGCCAATGGCGAAGAAGTAGAGTTCAATTACTCGATTTATGCACTGACACACAGCACCAGCAATGCATCGGTCATTGTCGATTCGTTTGTTGATTCGACTTATGCCACAAAGGCAAATTACGCTTATCTGGTGTCTACCAATCCAGGCTTGACCGAAGGGTTACTGCAGATGCATGAGGGCGATCAGGCTGTCGTTTTATTGCCCTCTATCTATGCTTTTGGTTCGACGGGAAGTAGTGACGGCAAGGTGCCGGCTGATGTGCCTGTTCGACTAAATGTGACCCTGAAAAAAACTCGTTCAGAAGATGTACAGATCAACGAGTATATGACGGCCAACAAGCTGACACCAACCGAGGTGACGCTAACCGGATTACGGTTTATCAAAACCCTTGATAATTCGACAGGTGCCACACCAACGGCTAACCAAACCCTGACTGTAAAATATAAAGGGAAGTTATTAAGAGCTGTATCGGCGTTCGATAGCACCGGAACCGGCACTTATTCAACAACGCTTGGGCGATCTATTCCTGGTTTCGATGAAGGCCTGGCTAAGCTGAAAGTTGGTGAGAAAGCAACGATCATCATGCCATCTAAACTTGGTTATGGCACTGCGGGCAATGGTAGCATTCCTCCTTACGCACCAATGCGATTCGATATAGAATTGGTTTCTGCTCAGTAA